In Thermococcus thioreducens, a genomic segment contains:
- a CDS encoding MFS transporter: protein MDKRWSSVLLDTLVMTAGFGTLTMMAVAKPDVIAHFGIGSAEYEWQHIAYVFGLFIAFLLGHTRIYEGSFKKSVAIALSWAAIAQALIPLAPNWYTVVFLRFIQGFVVTLVPLFSTQIAHFFVAERPFAKGIILSGIFWGGVFGSISAKYAVGAFGWKGGFWVTVLIMYAVLALWWLFTEDFEIIHKTEGGERTNVWKMPFTWVLGLTFFPALWVIFTIVGFSSSLGYDMGWTKEHVATLSTSLNVSKALWSIGMGYVGYLLSRKNPSARGLFRAIVQVMIFSYAVAFVGLLIYGKAMLVGNYSLALASVVLIGALQGTGPAFWTSAPATYPKSIFPKASFALGLISNSANVIAPGLTDALARQSTGLALGELAVMPLLGILTLVVVSRMGLPVEELGDEA, encoded by the coding sequence ATGGACAAACGGTGGAGTTCAGTCCTGCTTGACACGTTGGTTATGACCGCCGGCTTCGGAACCCTGACCATGATGGCGGTCGCAAAGCCAGATGTGATAGCCCACTTCGGAATTGGAAGTGCCGAGTACGAGTGGCAGCACATAGCTTACGTTTTCGGCCTCTTCATAGCGTTCCTCCTCGGACACACCCGGATATACGAGGGGAGCTTTAAGAAGAGCGTGGCCATAGCGCTCAGCTGGGCGGCCATAGCGCAGGCGCTCATACCGCTCGCACCCAACTGGTACACCGTCGTCTTCCTCAGGTTCATCCAGGGTTTCGTGGTCACGCTCGTGCCGCTCTTCAGCACCCAGATAGCACACTTCTTTGTGGCTGAAAGACCCTTCGCCAAGGGCATAATCCTCTCCGGAATCTTCTGGGGAGGTGTCTTCGGAAGCATAAGCGCCAAGTACGCGGTCGGAGCCTTCGGCTGGAAGGGCGGCTTCTGGGTCACGGTTCTCATAATGTACGCGGTCCTTGCCCTATGGTGGCTCTTTACGGAGGACTTTGAGATAATCCACAAGACCGAAGGGGGAGAGAGGACAAACGTCTGGAAGATGCCCTTCACTTGGGTGCTGGGCCTCACGTTCTTCCCGGCCCTGTGGGTGATATTCACGATAGTCGGCTTCTCCTCTTCCCTCGGCTACGATATGGGCTGGACAAAGGAGCACGTCGCAACACTGAGCACGAGCCTCAACGTATCCAAAGCCCTCTGGAGCATAGGCATGGGCTATGTCGGATATCTGCTCTCAAGGAAGAACCCGAGCGCCAGAGGGCTTTTCAGGGCCATCGTTCAGGTCATGATATTCTCCTACGCGGTGGCGTTCGTCGGTCTCCTCATCTACGGTAAGGCCATGCTGGTGGGCAACTACAGCCTGGCCCTCGCCTCGGTCGTCCTCATCGGTGCCCTCCAGGGAACCGGGCCAGCCTTCTGGACCAGCGCACCGGCGACGTATCCAAAGAGCATCTTCCCGAAGGCCAGCTTTGCCCTTGGACTCATCTCGAACTCGGCCAACGTCATAGCCCCCGGCCTGACTGACGCCCTCGCCAGGCAGAGCACAGGGCTTGCCCTTGGGGAGCTGGCGGTGATGCCGCTCCTCGGAATCCTGACGCTGGTCGTCGTATCCAGGATGGGGCTCCCGGTGGAGGAGCTGGGCGATGAGGCCTAA
- a CDS encoding DUF2178 domain-containing protein, with amino-acid sequence MNLKYEGLLAVLLGGMVIGLAYSTKSGRAYLAVGIFLLGVLLVYALNWYYNSWVEKIEDERTELISTKSTRNAFAVISVVLFAEYLWEYSNGNTETATKLLIPLALGVLVLLVSQYWYARVM; translated from the coding sequence ATGAACCTGAAGTACGAAGGCCTGCTCGCGGTTCTACTCGGGGGGATGGTTATCGGCCTAGCCTACTCAACGAAGTCGGGTAGGGCGTATCTGGCGGTAGGCATATTCCTCCTGGGAGTCCTACTGGTCTACGCCCTGAACTGGTACTACAACTCCTGGGTGGAGAAGATAGAGGACGAAAGAACAGAGCTGATAAGCACCAAGAGCACAAGGAACGCATTTGCTGTAATTAGCGTAGTTCTTTTTGCCGAGTACCTATGGGAGTACTCCAACGGAAACACGGAAACCGCAACGAAGCTCCTCATTCCACTCGCGCTAGGTGTCCTTGTACTCCTCGTTTCCCAGTACTGGTACGCGAGGGTGATGTGA
- a CDS encoding DUF2178 domain-containing protein: MNELALISLVAVVGGGVLGYFMIRTIMKDIGVPTDERAFEIAKLSAVKTLKLVLFVTVAALYYSWLILRDERCTNLATLIFATIFFGNLAFRAYYAKRM, translated from the coding sequence GTGAACGAGCTTGCCCTGATTTCGCTGGTTGCAGTGGTTGGAGGTGGAGTTCTTGGCTATTTCATGATCCGGACGATAATGAAAGATATCGGCGTTCCCACCGACGAGAGGGCCTTTGAGATAGCCAAGCTCTCGGCGGTGAAAACGCTGAAGCTTGTCCTTTTTGTCACAGTGGCGGCGCTTTACTACTCATGGCTAATCCTCAGGGACGAGCGGTGCACCAACCTGGCTACCCTTATATTCGCCACCATATTCTTCGGCAACTTGGCGTTCAGGGCATACTATGCTAAAAGGATGTGA
- a CDS encoding helix-turn-helix transcriptional regulator translates to MKNRLRELREDLGITQEELAKALGVTRQTIIAIEKGRYDPSLRLAFKIARFFNRRIEEIFIYEEGQKDAGRAKNAHG, encoded by the coding sequence ATGAAGAACCGCCTGCGCGAGCTGAGGGAGGATCTGGGCATAACCCAGGAGGAGCTTGCCAAAGCCCTCGGCGTTACAAGGCAGACGATAATAGCCATCGAGAAGGGCCGTTACGACCCATCTCTGAGGCTGGCCTTCAAGATAGCGCGCTTTTTCAACAGGCGGATTGAGGAAATCTTTATCTACGAGGAGGGTCAAAAAGACGCCGGGAGGGCCAAAAATGCCCATGGTTGA
- a CDS encoding ABC transporter ATP-binding protein produces MPMVEVLNLEKDYGKIKALKGISFSINEGEIFGLIGPNGAGKSTTLKILATLLKPTAGTARIDGHDVVKEAEKVREIISYLPEEAGAYKNLTGYEYLQFMARLYAKDEGKAREMLELGVELSGLGERLYDKVSTYSKGMTRKLLIARALMVKPKLAILDEPASGLDIVNAYAIRQTIRRFARSEGVTFLISSHNMLEVEFLCNRVALINKGRIVEVGTPKELKDRYSAENLEEVFMRAVGANVSEPIGGEGA; encoded by the coding sequence ATGCCCATGGTTGAAGTTCTGAACCTGGAAAAAGACTACGGGAAGATAAAGGCCCTCAAGGGGATAAGCTTCTCCATCAATGAGGGTGAGATCTTCGGGCTCATCGGTCCGAACGGTGCGGGAAAGAGCACAACGCTGAAGATCCTCGCAACCCTTCTCAAACCAACCGCGGGAACCGCGAGGATCGACGGCCACGACGTGGTTAAGGAGGCCGAGAAGGTCAGGGAGATCATCAGCTACCTGCCGGAGGAGGCTGGCGCCTATAAGAACCTGACGGGCTACGAGTACCTCCAGTTCATGGCCCGGCTCTACGCCAAGGACGAGGGGAAAGCAAGGGAGATGCTCGAACTGGGCGTTGAGCTCAGCGGACTGGGAGAGAGGCTGTACGACAAGGTGTCTACGTACTCCAAAGGAATGACGAGGAAGCTGCTCATAGCGAGGGCGCTCATGGTAAAACCCAAGCTCGCGATACTGGACGAACCGGCGAGCGGACTGGACATAGTCAACGCCTACGCGATAAGGCAGACGATAAGGCGCTTCGCGAGGAGCGAAGGGGTCACGTTCCTCATATCGAGCCACAACATGCTTGAGGTCGAGTTCCTCTGCAACAGAGTGGCCCTGATAAATAAGGGGCGGATAGTCGAGGTAGGCACGCCGAAAGAGCTGAAGGACAGATACAGCGCGGAGAACCTTGAGGAAGTCTTCATGAGGGCAGTGGGAGCGAACGTCAGCGAGCCGATAGGGGGTGAAGGAGCTTGA
- a CDS encoding ABC transporter permease, whose product MSDFWVMAKKELWNLFRDKKLVFGLVVVPLILLPVMGKAVNIGMEQAQGETQVTIVNFDEGAYGNLLIKALNVAPNVTVTVVNATTLDEAIQQATQEKQNVLVVIPPDFTAKLQANETATVGIYGIFTTIGTGIKESVSEGRINAVLGILSDEIARIKVKNLGASNPDAILQPIRTESRSVINNRVVDISPTAVSSVIAAQAFTIPLIVFMMVMITSQMAAGAIASEKENKTLETLLTLPVARTKIVTAKIFGTAMMGLVAAVAYMVGMRYYMSSFGLGSGGVSLEDLGLVVTPTGALMFALVVFLTIIIALSLAMIVATFAEDVQSATTLVSAVILPLAFPAFLLMYTDINDLPALVRYVLLAIPFTHPVIDYRHVLLSNYTPLIISTAYLAVLALLVLYTTAWLFSTERILTAGVSWGKKKKKTG is encoded by the coding sequence TTGAGCGACTTCTGGGTGATGGCCAAGAAGGAGCTGTGGAACCTCTTCAGGGACAAGAAGCTCGTCTTCGGCCTCGTAGTCGTCCCGCTTATACTGCTCCCGGTGATGGGAAAGGCCGTGAACATCGGCATGGAGCAGGCACAGGGTGAGACCCAGGTCACGATAGTCAACTTCGATGAGGGGGCCTATGGGAATCTGCTGATAAAGGCCTTAAATGTTGCCCCCAACGTCACGGTAACTGTGGTCAATGCGACGACACTTGATGAGGCCATTCAGCAGGCCACCCAAGAGAAACAGAACGTTCTCGTGGTGATTCCTCCCGACTTCACGGCGAAGCTTCAGGCCAACGAAACAGCCACAGTTGGGATATATGGAATTTTCACGACCATAGGCACCGGTATAAAGGAGAGCGTCAGCGAGGGAAGGATAAACGCAGTTTTGGGAATACTCAGCGACGAAATAGCCCGGATAAAGGTGAAGAACCTCGGAGCCAGCAATCCGGACGCCATACTCCAGCCGATAAGGACCGAGAGCAGGTCCGTCATAAACAACCGTGTCGTGGACATCTCCCCAACTGCGGTTTCAAGCGTTATAGCAGCCCAAGCTTTCACGATACCGCTCATAGTCTTCATGATGGTCATGATAACCTCTCAGATGGCGGCTGGAGCAATAGCGAGCGAGAAGGAGAACAAGACCCTCGAAACCCTCCTCACCCTTCCGGTGGCGAGGACGAAGATAGTCACGGCGAAGATATTCGGGACGGCCATGATGGGACTGGTGGCGGCGGTGGCATACATGGTGGGCATGCGCTACTACATGAGTTCCTTCGGGCTTGGCTCCGGCGGGGTGAGCCTTGAAGACCTGGGCTTAGTCGTTACCCCAACGGGGGCACTGATGTTCGCCCTGGTGGTGTTCCTGACGATAATAATCGCCCTCAGCCTGGCCATGATAGTGGCGACCTTCGCCGAAGACGTGCAGAGTGCAACGACCCTTGTAAGTGCGGTGATTCTCCCGCTGGCGTTCCCGGCTTTCCTGCTGATGTACACTGACATCAACGACCTTCCGGCCCTCGTCAGGTACGTCCTGCTGGCAATACCATTCACGCATCCTGTGATAGATTACCGCCATGTGCTCCTGAGCAACTACACGCCGCTGATCATTAGCACCGCTTACCTGGCGGTCCTGGCGCTCCTCGTACTCTACACCACGGCATGGCTGTTCTCCACGGAGAGAATACTCACGGCAGGGGTCAGCTGGGGCAAGAAGAAAAAGAAGACCGGGTAA
- a CDS encoding RNA-binding domain-containing protein, with translation MELFEEVEVEAYVYPTEDIEKVKRAMLNLIPGLEFEVLDRVDYIILTGKTRSKKALSRLYELFRGQAILDTARSFLEEGYFGEEIIFKVNKQAAYAGVVNFNEESPLGPITIIIRTKDPQRLMKWLAPRTKDGVPIE, from the coding sequence ATGGAGCTCTTTGAGGAAGTTGAGGTTGAGGCTTACGTTTATCCGACGGAGGATATCGAGAAGGTCAAGCGGGCGATGCTGAACCTGATTCCGGGGCTTGAGTTTGAGGTCCTTGACAGGGTCGATTACATCATTCTGACCGGAAAAACGAGGAGCAAAAAGGCCCTTAGCAGGCTCTACGAGCTCTTCCGGGGACAGGCCATATTAGACACCGCGCGCTCGTTCCTTGAGGAGGGCTACTTCGGCGAGGAGATAATCTTCAAAGTGAACAAGCAGGCGGCCTATGCAGGCGTCGTGAACTTCAACGAGGAGAGTCCTCTCGGCCCAATAACGATAATAATCCGCACGAAAGACCCGCAAAGGCTCATGAAGTGGCTCGCGCCGAGAACGAAGGACGGCGTGCCAATAGAGTAA
- a CDS encoding ZIP family metal transporter: protein MLESFVANLAEWILGISNGEIMWVAFYAGLFVALMTSLGAMVAIFSKSLPEGGVDFALSFAAGVMIVASFTSLILPAIESTGSFAPAGIGIALGVLLIYAIDRFLPHEHLVKGYEGPKSMKDKLRKVWLLVIAVIIHNLPEGLAVGTSLVYNLEVGLVTTLAIGIQDFPEGTVVSLPLATIQKKRLQPIAMGVLSGFAEMAMVLLGAYFFSIFSWMLPYGLGLAGGAMLYVTVKEMIPEIYRGEKNETLITLGFFLGFYVMLFLDSMLG from the coding sequence GTGTTAGAGAGCTTTGTAGCGAACCTCGCGGAGTGGATACTGGGCATCTCGAACGGCGAAATCATGTGGGTTGCCTTCTATGCCGGACTTTTCGTCGCACTCATGACGTCCCTCGGTGCCATGGTGGCCATATTCTCGAAAAGCCTCCCAGAGGGAGGCGTTGACTTCGCCCTCAGCTTCGCCGCCGGAGTTATGATAGTGGCGAGCTTTACTTCCCTCATCCTGCCAGCGATAGAGAGCACCGGCTCCTTTGCACCTGCAGGAATAGGGATAGCCCTTGGAGTGCTGCTCATCTACGCCATAGACCGCTTCCTCCCCCACGAGCACCTCGTCAAAGGCTACGAGGGCCCCAAGTCCATGAAGGACAAGCTGAGAAAGGTCTGGCTTCTGGTCATAGCGGTGATAATCCACAACCTGCCCGAGGGACTCGCTGTTGGAACGTCCCTCGTCTACAACCTTGAGGTCGGTCTGGTGACCACCCTGGCCATCGGGATTCAGGACTTTCCCGAGGGAACTGTCGTTTCCCTGCCCCTGGCCACGATACAGAAAAAGCGCCTCCAGCCGATAGCGATGGGCGTGCTGAGCGGCTTCGCCGAGATGGCCATGGTTCTCCTCGGGGCGTACTTCTTCAGCATCTTCAGCTGGATGCTCCCCTACGGCCTCGGCCTGGCGGGTGGGGCGATGCTTTACGTGACAGTGAAGGAGATGATACCCGAAATATACAGGGGGGAGAAGAACGAGACCCTCATAACCCTCGGGTTCTTCCTGGGCTTCTATGTGATGCTGTTCCTGGATTCAATGCTGGGTTAG
- a CDS encoding dephospho-CoA kinase, with protein sequence MIIIVTGMPGSGKSKIVKEFERRGFPSVSMGDVVREETAKRGLELTKENVAKVSIRLRQELGQNAVAKLTVEKVKSLLKKSTLVVIDGVRSLDEVGTFRSAFPDEEIVIIAVHTPPRLRFERLKARGRHDDPQTWEDFEERDWKELKFGIGNVIAMADHMIVNDGTKDEYDKRVKELVDRVLTQH encoded by the coding sequence ATGATAATCATCGTGACTGGAATGCCTGGTTCGGGAAAGAGCAAAATCGTTAAGGAGTTTGAGCGGAGAGGTTTTCCAAGCGTTTCTATGGGGGACGTCGTGAGGGAAGAGACGGCAAAGCGCGGCCTAGAGCTGACCAAGGAAAACGTTGCCAAGGTCAGCATACGGTTGAGGCAGGAACTCGGACAGAACGCGGTGGCAAAGCTCACCGTCGAGAAGGTCAAGAGCCTCCTGAAAAAGAGCACGCTGGTTGTCATTGACGGTGTCCGCTCGCTCGACGAGGTTGGCACTTTCAGGAGCGCCTTCCCCGATGAGGAGATAGTCATCATTGCAGTCCACACACCTCCAAGGCTCCGCTTCGAGAGGCTCAAAGCCAGGGGGAGGCACGACGACCCCCAGACCTGGGAGGACTTCGAGGAAAGGGACTGGAAGGAGCTCAAGTTTGGCATAGGCAACGTTATAGCAATGGCAGACCACATGATAGTGAACGACGGGACGAAGGACGAGTACGATAAAAGGGTAAAGGAGCTGGTCGACAGGGTTCTAACCCAGCATTGA
- a CDS encoding Lrp/AsnC family transcriptional regulator has protein sequence MVRSYVLLTVEIGKVESVIDALKRIPGVIRADAVTGPYDAIVHIEAKDLGELTRKILHDIHNIDGVIDTTTAIVVEMEEEE, from the coding sequence ATGGTTAGGTCGTATGTTTTATTGACTGTGGAGATTGGAAAGGTCGAAAGCGTTATAGACGCCCTAAAGAGAATCCCGGGCGTTATAAGAGCCGACGCCGTCACCGGCCCCTACGACGCGATAGTCCACATCGAGGCCAAGGACCTCGGAGAACTCACCAGAAAAATACTCCACGACATACACAACATCGACGGTGTTATAGACACTACTACCGCCATAGTCGTGGAGATGGAAGAGGAGGAGTGA
- a CDS encoding signal recognition particle protein Srp19 codes for MKRFIVWPSELDSRLSRRYGRVIGKEFAVEGPRIHEIADAARALGMKIVEIDESKLNPRLAGLDEEYRLRGMLRIESKHPKGKSLRMLGQKIREIRKTRAKAKGKKKHKSRKKKR; via the coding sequence ATGAAGAGGTTCATAGTGTGGCCCAGCGAGCTCGACTCCAGACTCAGCAGGCGGTATGGACGGGTGATAGGGAAGGAATTCGCGGTTGAAGGTCCCAGGATTCACGAAATAGCCGATGCCGCCAGGGCACTTGGCATGAAGATAGTTGAAATCGACGAGTCAAAGCTCAACCCCCGCTTGGCCGGCCTCGACGAGGAGTACCGCCTCAGGGGAATGCTCCGCATTGAGAGCAAGCACCCGAAGGGGAAGAGCCTCAGGATGCTGGGGCAGAAGATCAGGGAAATCAGGAAAACCCGGGCTAAAGCCAAAGGCAAGAAGAAGCACAAATCCAGGAAGAAAAAGAGGTGA
- a CDS encoding DUF257 family protein, with product METSVFEKYLFGRAERGDTVLIEYPPTYPLGKFSWGFLIPSLIERGGVVIGDFFGIGDLLFRNYIRRVSGKEYSDIIELIKKIKVVKIGPGSASYGEVIEEVVPVYDSHSFLKNYHTVVNRMTHSPTKPEYFVTFGLSHYVHFGGDEAMKAIMTGISTIPMEDWVGIHFLNVDVLSRVHLAMLEEMASIVFQLSDEEVIVKKGGEAFDSGGG from the coding sequence ATGGAGACCTCTGTCTTTGAAAAGTACCTCTTCGGAAGGGCTGAGAGGGGAGACACAGTTCTTATTGAGTACCCACCCACGTATCCTCTTGGAAAGTTCTCGTGGGGATTCCTCATACCCAGCCTTATCGAGAGGGGAGGGGTCGTTATAGGTGATTTCTTCGGCATAGGTGACCTGCTGTTCAGAAACTACATACGCAGGGTTTCAGGCAAAGAGTACTCCGATATAATCGAGCTCATAAAGAAAATAAAGGTCGTTAAAATAGGCCCCGGCTCCGCCAGCTACGGAGAGGTCATAGAGGAGGTTGTCCCCGTCTACGACTCCCACAGCTTCCTCAAGAACTACCACACCGTCGTCAACAGAATGACGCACTCTCCCACGAAGCCGGAATACTTCGTAACCTTTGGGCTCTCACACTACGTCCACTTCGGCGGGGACGAGGCAATGAAGGCCATAATGACGGGAATAAGCACCATCCCCATGGAGGACTGGGTCGGAATCCACTTCCTCAATGTGGACGTTCTCAGCAGGGTTCATCTGGCTATGCTGGAAGAGATGGCGTCGATAGTGTTCCAGCTGTCGGACGAAGAAGTCATTGTAAAAAAGGGTGGTGAGGCGTTTGATTCGGGAGGGGGATAG
- a CDS encoding tRNA (adenine-N1)-methyltransferase: MIREGDRVLLIDRRGKKYLVMVSEREFHTDLGILKLGELIGKDYGTSITSHKGEEFRVLKPDINDIIAKMRRGPQIVHPKDAGIIIAYAGISPGDTVIEAGVGSGALTIFLANIVGPSGRVISYEVREDHAEIARKNVELAGFSDRVTIKLKNIYDGIDEESADHIVLDLPQPENVLPHAVEVLRPGGYFVAYTPCMNQVHRFFQAFQEYREEFYKPKVVEVLVREHEVKKECMRPKTTMLAHTGYITFIRKL, encoded by the coding sequence TTGATTCGGGAGGGGGATAGGGTTCTCCTTATCGACAGACGGGGAAAAAAATACCTCGTAATGGTCTCGGAGAGGGAGTTTCATACCGACCTGGGCATACTCAAGCTCGGTGAGCTCATCGGAAAGGACTATGGAACCTCGATAACCAGTCATAAGGGGGAGGAGTTCCGCGTTCTGAAACCGGACATCAACGACATCATAGCGAAGATGAGGCGCGGGCCCCAGATCGTCCACCCGAAGGACGCGGGCATAATAATCGCCTACGCCGGCATCTCTCCGGGAGACACCGTCATAGAGGCCGGCGTTGGGAGCGGTGCGCTCACAATTTTCCTGGCAAACATCGTCGGGCCGAGCGGAAGGGTCATCAGCTACGAGGTCAGGGAAGACCACGCCGAGATAGCCAGGAAGAACGTCGAGCTTGCCGGCTTCTCCGACAGGGTAACGATAAAGCTCAAAAACATCTACGACGGCATTGATGAGGAAAGCGCCGACCACATCGTCCTCGACCTGCCCCAGCCGGAGAACGTCCTTCCCCATGCGGTGGAGGTTCTGAGGCCGGGCGGCTACTTCGTGGCATACACCCCCTGCATGAACCAGGTTCACCGCTTCTTCCAGGCCTTCCAGGAGTACCGGGAGGAGTTTTACAAACCAAAGGTCGTTGAAGTCCTCGTCAGGGAGCACGAGGTAAAGAAGGAGTGCATGAGGCCAAAGACAACGATGCTGGCCCATACCGGATACATAACCTTCATCAGGAAGCTGTGA
- a CDS encoding sulfide/dihydroorotate dehydrogenase-like FAD/NAD-binding protein, translated as MYKILEKREIAMRNTWYKVHAPHVARKVQPGQFVIVRAFKNGERIPLTPVMWDREEGWIVLIVFTRGKTTARMAAELREGDGILNIAGPLGNPVEMKKFGKILAIGAYTGIVEVYPIAKAWQELGNDVTTLHVTFEPMVVLKDEMERAVGRHILETVPIDMTKSFPENMKNVTKRLTEKARELLEKEEWDLVFMVGPSGDQRAVFEVVKEFGVPMKADLHPIMVDGTGMCGACRVTVGGEVKFACIDGPEFDAYKVDWDVLISRSGYYTDMEMMAMQEYMKALQGGGQ; from the coding sequence GTGTATAAGATCCTCGAAAAAAGGGAAATCGCCATGAGGAACACGTGGTATAAGGTTCACGCCCCCCACGTGGCCAGGAAGGTCCAGCCCGGCCAGTTCGTCATAGTCAGGGCATTTAAAAACGGCGAGAGGATTCCCCTCACGCCGGTTATGTGGGACAGGGAAGAGGGATGGATAGTTCTCATAGTGTTCACCCGTGGGAAGACCACCGCAAGGATGGCGGCCGAGCTCAGGGAGGGCGACGGGATACTCAACATAGCCGGCCCGCTCGGAAACCCCGTCGAGATGAAGAAGTTCGGGAAGATACTTGCCATCGGTGCCTACACCGGAATAGTCGAGGTGTACCCAATAGCCAAGGCCTGGCAGGAGCTTGGAAACGACGTCACAACGCTCCACGTCACCTTTGAGCCGATGGTCGTCCTGAAGGACGAGATGGAGAGGGCCGTCGGCAGGCACATCCTTGAGACCGTCCCGATAGACATGACCAAGAGCTTCCCCGAGAACATGAAGAACGTGACAAAGAGGCTCACGGAGAAGGCGCGCGAGCTTCTCGAAAAGGAGGAGTGGGATCTCGTCTTCATGGTCGGGCCGTCCGGCGACCAGAGAGCCGTTTTTGAGGTCGTTAAGGAGTTTGGCGTCCCTATGAAGGCCGACCTTCACCCGATAATGGTGGACGGAACCGGTATGTGCGGTGCCTGCCGCGTTACAGTAGGCGGCGAGGTCAAGTTCGCCTGCATAGACGGGCCTGAGTTCGACGCCTACAAGGTCGACTGGGACGTCCTCATATCAAGGAGCGGCTACTACACCGACATGGAGATGATGGCGATGCAGGAGTACATGAAAGCTCTCCAGGGGGGTGGGCAGTGA
- the gltA gene encoding NADPH-dependent glutamate synthase, protein MAVKRRIIKERVPTPERPPEERVKSFVEVNLGYTFELAVKEAERCLQCPYDYAPCIKGCPVHIDIPGFISKLVEYRDDPDRAVKEALNVIWACNSLPATTGRVCPQEDQCEMNCVMGRVGDKVNIGKLERFVADYAREKGIDEELLFEMVPRIEKKGQKVAIIGAGPAGLTAAGELAKLGYDVTIYEALHEPGGVLMYGIPEFRLPKSIVESEIDKLRKLGVKILTDHVVGKTVTMEELMKEYDAVFIASGAGTPRLVDAPGINLNGIYTANEFLTRVNLMKAYLFPEYDTPVKVGKKVIVIGAGNTAMDAARSARRFGVEVTIAYRRGPEDVSARVEEVEHAKEEGIKFVYFVNPVEFIGDGNGRIKAVKFEKMKPLDERDGRGKRKIVGTGEYVTLEADTVIIAIGKHPNRLIVNTPGLKVERGKIVVDENLMTSIPGVFAGGDAIRGEATVILAMGDGRLAAKAIHEYLTKKRESKNA, encoded by the coding sequence ATGGCCGTCAAAAGGAGGATCATCAAGGAGCGCGTTCCAACGCCGGAGCGGCCGCCGGAGGAGAGGGTTAAGAGCTTCGTTGAGGTCAACCTCGGCTACACCTTTGAATTAGCGGTTAAGGAGGCCGAGCGCTGTCTGCAGTGCCCCTACGACTACGCGCCCTGTATAAAGGGCTGTCCCGTTCACATTGACATTCCGGGCTTCATAAGCAAGCTCGTGGAGTACCGCGACGACCCTGATAGGGCTGTCAAAGAAGCTTTAAACGTCATCTGGGCCTGCAACTCTCTGCCGGCAACCACCGGAAGGGTCTGCCCGCAGGAGGACCAGTGTGAGATGAACTGTGTCATGGGCAGGGTCGGCGACAAGGTCAACATCGGTAAGCTGGAGAGGTTCGTGGCCGACTACGCCCGCGAAAAGGGCATTGACGAGGAGCTCCTCTTTGAGATGGTGCCAAGGATAGAGAAGAAGGGCCAGAAAGTTGCCATCATTGGTGCCGGCCCGGCTGGACTCACCGCCGCTGGAGAGCTGGCGAAGCTCGGCTACGACGTCACAATCTACGAGGCCCTCCACGAGCCCGGAGGAGTCCTGATGTACGGAATTCCGGAGTTCAGGCTGCCGAAGAGCATCGTCGAGAGCGAGATAGACAAGCTGAGGAAGCTCGGCGTTAAAATCCTCACCGACCACGTCGTTGGGAAGACCGTCACGATGGAGGAGCTCATGAAGGAGTACGATGCGGTCTTCATAGCATCGGGAGCGGGAACGCCAAGGCTCGTGGATGCCCCGGGAATCAACCTTAACGGCATCTATACAGCTAACGAGTTCCTCACGAGGGTCAACCTCATGAAGGCCTACCTGTTCCCGGAGTACGACACACCGGTCAAGGTCGGCAAGAAGGTCATAGTCATCGGTGCAGGAAACACGGCAATGGACGCGGCGCGCTCAGCGAGGCGCTTCGGCGTTGAGGTCACCATAGCTTACCGCCGTGGCCCGGAGGATGTTAGCGCGCGCGTTGAAGAGGTAGAGCACGCAAAGGAGGAGGGCATAAAGTTCGTCTACTTCGTCAACCCGGTTGAGTTCATCGGCGACGGGAATGGCAGGATTAAGGCCGTTAAGTTCGAGAAGATGAAGCCCCTAGACGAGAGGGACGGCAGGGGCAAGAGGAAGATAGTCGGCACCGGCGAGTACGTCACGCTTGAAGCCGACACCGTCATCATCGCCATCGGAAAGCACCCCAACAGGCTCATAGTCAACACCCCCGGCCTCAAGGTCGAGCGCGGAAAGATAGTGGTGGACGAGAACCTCATGACCAGCATTCCCGGTGTCTTCGCCGGTGGCGACGCGATAAGGGGCGAGGCAACAGTTATCCTAGCTATGGGCGACGGAAGGCTGGCGGCTAAGGCCATCCACGAGTACCTCACGAAGAAGAGGGAAAGCAAGAACGCGTGA